One window of Catonella massiliensis genomic DNA carries:
- a CDS encoding ABC transporter permease: protein MMGKSKLARNIKMQTFLAAFIAVVGFLAVWELVARFTSAKMFLPPASVIISAFLTSFAVPIGKYTMQMHIAISLYRVLVAFSIATVTGVFLGVFMGYSKTFEAIFKPLFEFVRPIPPLAWIPMSILWFGIGDESKWFIIFLGSFTFITVNTYDGTKNVDKTLMGAARMLGASERQVFTRVVLPSAVPYIFAGLQIAITAGWSAVVAAEMIRSDEGVGWLIVMGMSTGNTIQIMVGIVAIGAIGFILATLMSALERRLCLWNQQQGL, encoded by the coding sequence ATGATGGGGAAATCTAAATTAGCTCGTAATATAAAAATGCAGACATTTTTGGCCGCCTTCATTGCAGTAGTGGGATTTTTGGCAGTATGGGAGCTGGTTGCCAGATTTACAAGTGCAAAGATGTTCTTACCACCTGCATCGGTTATCATAAGTGCATTTCTTACAAGTTTTGCAGTCCCTATAGGAAAATACACCATGCAGATGCATATTGCAATCAGCCTTTATCGTGTGCTGGTGGCATTTTCAATAGCAACAGTAACCGGAGTTTTTCTTGGAGTATTTATGGGTTATTCCAAGACTTTTGAGGCTATTTTTAAACCGCTTTTTGAATTTGTGAGACCTATTCCGCCTTTGGCTTGGATACCCATGTCTATTCTTTGGTTTGGAATTGGTGATGAAAGTAAGTGGTTTATCATCTTCTTAGGCAGTTTTACATTTATAACCGTAAATACCTATGATGGCACCAAAAATGTAGACAAGACCTTAATGGGTGCAGCCAGAATGCTTGGCGCAAGTGAAAGACAGGTGTTTACAAGAGTTGTATTGCCATCAGCAGTTCCTTATATATTTGCGGGGCTTCAAATTGCCATTACTGCAGGCTGGTCAGCGGTAGTTGCGGCGGAAATGATTCGTTCAGACGAGGGAGTAGGCTGGCTCATCGTAATGGGAATGTCAACAGGAAATACGATACAGATTATGGTGGGCATTGTTGCCATAGGTGCAATCGGATTCATACTTGCAACCTTAATGTCTGCCTTGGAAAGGAGATTGTGTCTATGGAATCAACAGCAGGGACTTTAA
- a CDS encoding potassium/proton antiporter codes for MGNLLLMFSIIIFACVLLDRISAKIGMPVLLAFIFLGMLLGSDGILRIPFEDYKFAENICSIALIFIIFYGGFGTDWEQAKPVALKSGLLSTFGVALTAFITAVFCHYVLEFSWTVSLILGSILGSTDAASVFSILRSRKLNLKYNTASMLELESGSNDPIAYMLTILFIQLLQSSENASNPVLLILGQLGFGVVVGVFAALIAIWVLHNILTEADGFDTIFVFGVALLSYAGAGAIGGNGYLSAYITGIIMGNSRIRDKKNLVHFFDGTTSLMQMVIFFLLGLLSSPSKLPGVAAPAIFIFLFMTFVARPLAVIAILGPFKSKVNQIALVSFAGLRGAASIVFAIMAVLGSELDENLFHITFFIVLLSIIFQGASLPKIAKHLDMIDHQGDVMKTFTDYTEEVPVQFIQFTIPEGHSWAGRTLMDIETPPETIIVSVQNESGTKVPNGQTVLNIGDKVILSAVVPEHMTGTMLSEIHINKTSSYIGKAISEIPTDDDTLIILIKRGDDVIIPNGNIVLNEGDMLVMNSVVR; via the coding sequence ATGGGTAATCTGTTGTTGATGTTTTCTATAATCATTTTTGCCTGTGTCCTTCTTGACAGAATATCAGCCAAGATAGGCATGCCAGTTCTTCTTGCATTTATTTTCCTGGGTATGCTGCTTGGATCTGATGGAATCTTAAGGATTCCTTTTGAAGACTATAAATTTGCGGAGAATATCTGTTCCATAGCTCTTATATTTATTATATTTTACGGAGGCTTTGGTACGGACTGGGAGCAGGCAAAGCCCGTAGCCCTTAAGTCAGGGCTCTTATCCACATTTGGGGTAGCTCTCACAGCATTTATAACTGCGGTATTTTGCCACTATGTGCTGGAATTTAGCTGGACAGTATCTCTGATACTAGGCTCTATATTAGGCTCCACAGATGCAGCCTCGGTCTTCTCCATACTTCGTTCCAGAAAACTAAACCTAAAATACAATACAGCGTCAATGCTTGAGCTTGAGAGCGGAAGTAACGACCCTATCGCATATATGCTTACCATACTCTTTATTCAGCTGTTACAAAGTAGTGAGAATGCATCAAATCCGGTTCTTTTGATACTAGGGCAGTTGGGCTTTGGCGTAGTAGTGGGAGTATTTGCAGCTCTTATCGCTATTTGGGTTCTACACAACATACTTACAGAGGCAGACGGCTTTGATACCATCTTTGTATTTGGCGTAGCCCTACTGTCTTATGCAGGAGCGGGTGCAATAGGTGGAAACGGGTATTTAAGTGCATATATCACAGGAATAATAATGGGTAACAGCCGTATCAGGGATAAGAAGAACCTGGTGCATTTCTTTGACGGAACTACAAGCCTTATGCAGATGGTTATCTTCTTCCTTTTAGGACTCCTGTCAAGCCCTTCAAAGCTCCCTGGGGTAGCGGCTCCGGCTATATTCATATTTTTATTTATGACATTTGTGGCAAGACCGCTTGCAGTAATAGCGATACTCGGCCCTTTTAAGAGTAAGGTAAATCAGATAGCTCTTGTGTCTTTTGCAGGGCTTAGAGGAGCGGCCTCCATTGTGTTTGCCATAATGGCTGTACTTGGCTCCGAACTTGACGAAAATCTCTTCCACATTACATTTTTTATAGTACTGCTTTCAATCATATTTCAAGGGGCATCCCTGCCGAAGATAGCAAAGCACCTTGACATGATAGACCACCAGGGAGACGTTATGAAGACATTTACTGACTATACTGAGGAGGTTCCTGTTCAGTTTATTCAGTTTACCATACCTGAAGGCCATTCCTGGGCGGGTAGGACACTTATGGATATAGAAACACCTCCCGAAACCATCATAGTTTCAGTACAAAATGAGTCGGGGACAAAGGTCCCAAACGGTCAGACAGTTCTAAATATAGGAGACAAGGTCATACTCTCAGCTGTTGTTCCGGAGCACATGACGGGCACAATGCTAAGTGAAATACATATCAACAAGACAAGCAGCTACATTGGCAAGGCAATCTCCGAGATACCTACTGATGATGACACATTGATAATACTAATTAAAAGAGGGGATGATGTCATTATCCCTAATGGAAATATAGTGTTAAATGAAGGCGATATGCTTGTGATGAACAGTGTAGTCAGGTAG
- a CDS encoding ABC transporter substrate-binding protein: protein MKKILKRIAALSMALALVGCSSSGGNTATSTASKQTGSAGSDLPVLRVAMMPFITSLPARYIKVNKLDEKNGFRMETTMYATGAPMNEALAADLWDVGAMGAAAVTGVANYDMTIIGEVLESQDGLGVFVKPESKIATVKGYNPSFPNVYGDPDTVKGAKILLPIGTAQHFTTLKWLEKIGVKAEDVNIVNMETAQAYQALKADQADAVALNIPTFFDAKNDGMVQVGNLADMGTKYVDMVTGNKKSLETKSEIIQKYIDLLAVAGAALNADQDMATKLMMDYLKEAGAETSEESVRGDLGRVKFIEASDWKNRELGSFAKELGEFYIGLGQLDASLMDKFNTNIIKTYVDAIDTAQVKTN from the coding sequence ATGAAAAAGATTTTAAAAAGAATTGCAGCATTGTCTATGGCATTAGCGTTGGTGGGATGTTCAAGTTCAGGGGGCAATACGGCTACTTCCACCGCATCAAAGCAGACAGGGTCAGCTGGTAGTGATTTACCGGTTTTGCGTGTTGCAATGATGCCTTTCATCACAAGCTTGCCAGCCAGATACATTAAGGTAAACAAGCTGGATGAAAAGAACGGATTTAGAATGGAGACCACAATGTATGCGACAGGCGCCCCAATGAATGAAGCCTTGGCTGCTGACTTGTGGGATGTTGGAGCAATGGGCGCCGCAGCGGTTACAGGTGTGGCAAACTATGATATGACCATTATAGGCGAGGTACTTGAGTCTCAGGATGGTCTTGGAGTATTTGTAAAGCCTGAGAGCAAAATAGCAACTGTAAAGGGATACAATCCATCATTTCCAAATGTATATGGAGATCCTGATACGGTAAAGGGTGCTAAAATCCTGTTGCCAATTGGAACTGCACAGCATTTTACAACATTAAAATGGCTTGAAAAGATTGGTGTTAAGGCAGAGGATGTAAACATCGTTAACATGGAAACTGCTCAGGCATATCAGGCACTTAAAGCAGATCAGGCTGATGCAGTTGCACTCAATATTCCTACATTCTTTGATGCAAAAAATGATGGTATGGTGCAGGTAGGTAACCTTGCTGATATGGGAACAAAATATGTGGACATGGTTACAGGTAACAAAAAGTCATTAGAAACAAAATCTGAAATTATCCAGAAGTACATAGATCTTCTTGCTGTAGCGGGAGCAGCACTTAATGCTGACCAGGATATGGCTACAAAGCTGATGATGGATTATTTGAAAGAAGCCGGAGCTGAAACATCAGAGGAAAGCGTTAGAGGAGATTTGGGCAGAGTTAAATTTATCGAAGCATCAGATTGGAAAAACAGAGAGCTTGGAAGCTTTGCTAAGGAACTGGGTGAATTCTATATTGGACTTGGGCAGCTTGATGCAAGCTTAATGGATAAGTTCAATACTAATATCATCAAAACTTATGTTGATGCTATTGACACAGCACAGGTTAAAACTAATTAA
- a CDS encoding PilZ domain-containing protein — MFIDELIEGCELTLTARFGSKTASFSSKAVEITSPKDKKEISGFIERHEGGLFPYVVAEMFTFNGHPLSFDNNEISCDFIGILDSKPYEWHNVRVYRINLDNYGPAHLIISEDDAESFNRRNSFRVPLANECYIKLGSDDTLNKANLKDLSSVGIGIVVPKFLFVEAGEDILVTFSDYMKMFKVKSPARQPETKIEKDIARFKKQISLIEAMNGGGSAEKSEKVNQKIEFVIKAKIVRVVDTINRKTIGCKFLAINQELSKYVNEKQMEKRRAKNRPLQ, encoded by the coding sequence ATGTTTATTGATGAATTAATAGAGGGCTGTGAGTTAACGCTCACAGCGCGCTTTGGTTCTAAGACCGCAAGTTTTAGCTCTAAGGCAGTAGAGATAACCAGTCCGAAGGACAAGAAGGAGATATCCGGCTTTATTGAAAGACATGAAGGCGGTCTTTTTCCTTATGTGGTGGCAGAGATGTTTACCTTTAACGGACACCCTTTAAGCTTTGACAACAATGAGATATCCTGTGATTTTATCGGCATTTTGGATTCAAAGCCTTATGAATGGCACAATGTTAGGGTTTATAGGATTAATCTTGACAACTACGGGCCTGCACACCTTATTATCTCAGAGGATGATGCTGAGTCCTTCAATAGGAGAAACAGCTTTAGAGTTCCTCTTGCCAATGAATGCTACATAAAGCTTGGGAGCGATGATACGCTTAATAAGGCTAATTTGAAGGACCTTAGTTCAGTAGGTATTGGAATAGTTGTGCCTAAGTTTTTGTTTGTCGAGGCGGGAGAGGATATTCTCGTAACATTTTCAGACTATATGAAGATGTTTAAGGTAAAGAGTCCTGCGCGTCAGCCTGAAACAAAGATAGAGAAGGACATCGCAAGGTTTAAGAAGCAGATTTCCCTTATTGAGGCTATGAACGGTGGAGGCAGTGCCGAAAAGTCGGAAAAAGTTAACCAAAAAATCGAGTTTGTTATAAAAGCTAAGATAGTAAGGGTTGTAGATACAATCAACAGGAAAACCATAGGATGTAAGTTCTTAGCTATTAATCAGGAGCTTAGCAAATATGTAAATGAGAAGCAGATGGAAAAGCGCAGGGCTAAGAACAGGCCTTTGCAGTAA
- a CDS encoding LCP family protein: MSNEDEFLKEIRSSLAEQVKKEMDAKQKGERHNMNDKRKPRKKKKKLNIFIKVLIVLLVIILAGGSFLVFTRPGRKIMSNLAVEWAYWRMGKNAKTDDKPAKNASGSAVETKEEEEEEGLKVGEITENIDPSKMSATFRNALHEDGVYNILLLGVEAIGNNSTASGRTDSIMIATLNTKQKTLGLTSIMRDSYVTIPGFYNTRINAAFNHGGVPLMYETIAYNYGLRLDGSIIVSFKTFQKIIDDLGGVDIEITPGEAQYLNTTNYISKRSNRTLKPGMNHMNGNQALGYSRVRKVATLDGSNNDQGRTSRHRRVMAAIFKEVKKSNPITLVKLLDTVFSQVQTDIKKSNASSYLAEVMELSLDGVPLDTFRLPAEGTYQGALINGAAVVTFDIPKNKDELANFVFGSHKKPATESAINGNKKTKNK, translated from the coding sequence ATGAGCAATGAAGATGAATTTTTAAAAGAAATACGAAGCTCTCTGGCAGAGCAGGTAAAAAAGGAAATGGACGCTAAACAAAAGGGTGAAAGACATAATATGAATGATAAAAGAAAACCAAGGAAAAAGAAAAAGAAACTAAACATTTTTATTAAGGTACTCATAGTCCTCTTAGTTATCATACTGGCAGGCGGCTCGTTTCTTGTATTTACAAGACCGGGCAGGAAAATCATGTCAAATCTTGCGGTAGAGTGGGCTTACTGGAGGATGGGTAAGAATGCAAAAACTGATGATAAGCCTGCTAAGAACGCTTCGGGCTCGGCGGTTGAGACCAAGGAGGAAGAAGAGGAAGAAGGACTAAAGGTGGGTGAGATCACGGAGAACATAGACCCATCCAAGATGTCCGCTACATTTAGAAACGCACTTCACGAGGACGGAGTATATAACATCTTACTCCTTGGTGTAGAGGCTATAGGCAACAACAGCACAGCTTCAGGACGTACTGATTCCATCATGATAGCCACATTAAACACAAAGCAGAAGACCCTCGGCCTCACCTCTATTATGAGAGACAGCTATGTGACTATACCGGGCTTTTACAATACCAGAATCAATGCTGCATTTAACCACGGCGGAGTTCCTCTTATGTATGAGACCATAGCTTATAACTACGGACTAAGGCTTGACGGCTCTATCATAGTTAGCTTTAAGACATTTCAGAAAATTATTGATGACCTTGGAGGAGTTGATATAGAAATCACTCCGGGTGAGGCTCAGTACTTAAATACTACGAACTACATTTCAAAGAGGTCTAACCGTACCTTAAAGCCGGGAATGAACCACATGAACGGCAATCAGGCTCTTGGGTACTCAAGGGTAAGGAAGGTAGCTACTTTGGATGGCTCCAACAACGACCAGGGAAGAACCTCAAGGCATAGAAGGGTTATGGCGGCTATATTTAAGGAAGTGAAAAAGAGTAATCCTATTACTCTTGTAAAGCTGCTTGATACCGTATTCTCTCAGGTACAGACTGACATTAAGAAGAGCAACGCAAGTTCGTACCTCGCAGAGGTGATGGAGCTTAGCTTAGATGGTGTACCTCTCGATACTTTCAGGCTTCCAGCAGAAGGAACATATCAGGGTGCTTTGATAAATGGAGCGGCTGTTGTAACCTTTGACATTCCTAAGAATAAGGATGAACTGGCTAACTTTGTATTTGGCAGTCATAAAAAGCCTGCTACCGAATCAGCTATAAACGGCAATAAGAAAACGAAGAATAAGTAA
- a CDS encoding DUF1846 domain-containing protein, which yields MFKTGFDNDKYLKMQSERIMERIKSFGGKLYMEFGGKLFDDHHASRVLPGFKPDSKIRMLTQIREDVEVVVVINSADIEKNKVRGDLGITYDLDVLRLIDAFRSYGLYVGSVVLTRFEGQECAIQYQKKLEALGIKVYRHYPIAGYPNDVPTIISDEGYGKNDYIETKHSLVVVTAPGPGSGKMAVCLSQLYHEHKHGIKAGYAKFETFPVWNLSLSHPVNLAYEAATADLNDVNMIDPYHLEAYGLTTVNYNRDVAIFPVLNAMFEKIYGSSPYKSPTDMGVNMAGNCIFDDEAVRAAASQEIIRRYFKERCELRKGNSKEEVVEKLELLMKKAGTGVQDRKCVAAANTNAEVTGEPASAIELADGSVVTGKTSELMGATSAMLLNALKKLAGLPDELRLISPSVIEPIQQLKIKHLGNHNPNLHIAEMLIALTICAGTDENAAKVVAKLDELKGCEAHSSVILSSEDQRTLAKLGINLTCEPKYQTKKLFHN from the coding sequence ATGTTTAAGACAGGATTTGACAACGACAAGTATCTGAAAATGCAGTCAGAAAGGATAATGGAGCGAATTAAGAGTTTCGGTGGAAAGCTCTATATGGAATTTGGAGGCAAGCTCTTTGACGATCACCACGCCTCAAGAGTGCTGCCGGGATTCAAGCCTGACAGTAAGATAAGGATGCTTACACAGATTAGGGAAGACGTAGAGGTAGTAGTAGTCATCAACTCTGCCGATATAGAGAAGAATAAGGTACGTGGTGACCTTGGCATAACCTATGACCTGGATGTACTGAGGCTTATAGATGCATTTAGAAGCTATGGCCTATATGTTGGAAGCGTAGTGCTTACAAGATTTGAAGGTCAGGAATGTGCCATCCAGTATCAGAAAAAGCTTGAAGCACTGGGTATAAAGGTGTACAGACACTACCCAATAGCAGGTTATCCAAACGATGTGCCTACAATCATAAGTGATGAAGGCTATGGTAAAAATGATTATATAGAGACAAAGCACTCCCTAGTAGTCGTTACAGCACCGGGACCTGGAAGCGGCAAGATGGCAGTATGCCTCTCACAGCTCTACCACGAGCATAAGCACGGTATCAAGGCTGGCTATGCCAAGTTTGAGACCTTCCCTGTATGGAATCTATCCCTGTCACACCCTGTAAACCTTGCCTATGAGGCGGCTACAGCAGACTTAAATGATGTAAACATGATAGATCCTTACCACCTTGAGGCTTATGGTCTTACTACAGTTAATTACAATAGGGATGTAGCAATCTTCCCTGTGCTTAACGCAATGTTTGAAAAGATATACGGTTCATCTCCATACAAATCGCCTACAGATATGGGAGTAAATATGGCTGGTAACTGTATATTTGATGATGAGGCTGTAAGGGCAGCAGCAAGCCAAGAGATAATAAGGCGTTACTTTAAGGAAAGATGTGAGCTAAGAAAGGGTAACAGCAAGGAAGAGGTGGTAGAGAAGCTTGAACTCCTTATGAAGAAGGCAGGAACCGGAGTACAGGATAGAAAATGTGTTGCCGCAGCCAACACCAATGCTGAGGTGACAGGAGAGCCTGCCAGTGCCATCGAGCTGGCTGACGGCAGCGTGGTGACAGGCAAGACTTCAGAGCTTATGGGAGCTACATCTGCTATGCTTCTTAATGCGCTTAAGAAGTTAGCGGGGCTTCCTGATGAGCTTCGTCTCATTTCTCCAAGTGTAATAGAACCTATTCAGCAGTTAAAGATAAAGCACCTTGGCAACCACAATCCAAATCTGCATATTGCTGAGATGCTGATTGCGCTCACCATTTGTGCAGGAACCGATGAAAATGCAGCAAAGGTGGTTGCAAAGCTTGATGAGCTTAAGGGCTGTGAGGCACATTCCTCAGTTATCCTTTCAAGTGAAGACCAGCGTACACTTGCAAAGCTTGGTATCAACCTCACCTGTGAGCCAAAGTATCAGACTAAGAAGCTATTTCACAACTAA
- a CDS encoding ABC transporter permease: protein MKKKSGDLKYKLISIFTVVIVITIWELVTDVLKIVSPFMLPSPLKVLNTFIYKLTGGTTPDGANLIQHILASLKIALGGYAVGVFIGVPLGIAMAWSRKFEMFAMPLFNLIRPVPALAWIPLMILWLGIGYLSKVGIIFFAAFISATINSYTGIKKTNQVHLWVARTFGATNRQMLFKVAIPTALPMIFTGLRLALGSSWVALIAAEMLAATRGVGYMIYVGRMLGRPDIIIVGMITIGGIGLIMSYGLEKLQRKYIGRGRK, encoded by the coding sequence ATGAAGAAAAAATCAGGGGATTTAAAATACAAACTCATTTCAATATTTACGGTTGTTATTGTTATTACGATATGGGAGCTTGTAACAGATGTTCTTAAAATAGTATCTCCTTTTATGTTACCAAGTCCGCTTAAAGTACTGAATACCTTTATCTATAAACTTACAGGAGGAACTACTCCGGACGGAGCCAATCTGATTCAGCATATTCTGGCGAGCTTAAAAATAGCTTTAGGTGGATATGCAGTAGGAGTATTTATAGGAGTTCCTTTAGGAATAGCTATGGCTTGGAGTCGTAAATTTGAAATGTTTGCGATGCCGCTATTCAATCTTATAAGACCTGTTCCTGCACTGGCTTGGATTCCGCTTATGATACTGTGGTTAGGTATAGGTTATCTGTCAAAGGTGGGAATTATATTCTTTGCAGCATTTATCAGTGCAACTATTAATTCCTATACAGGTATCAAAAAAACAAACCAGGTTCATCTTTGGGTTGCAAGAACATTCGGTGCAACGAATAGACAAATGCTATTTAAGGTTGCAATTCCAACAGCCCTGCCTATGATTTTTACAGGACTTAGACTGGCGTTAGGCTCTTCTTGGGTGGCCCTCATTGCTGCTGAAATGCTGGCGGCTACAAGAGGTGTAGGCTATATGATTTATGTCGGAAGAATGCTTGGACGACCTGACATTATTATCGTAGGTATGATTACTATTGGTGGAATCGGCTTAATTATGAGCTATGGACTGGAAAAATTGCAGAGAAAATACATAGGAAGGGGTAGAAAATGA
- a CDS encoding sulfatase-like hydrolase/transferase, which yields MNTKKPNIIFILSDDQGMWSMGCAGNKEIITPNLDRLASEGMLFDNFFCASPVCSPARASLLTGRIPSQHGVHDWLRNDNKKQEDIEYLSGMKAYTDVLAENGYICGLSGKWHLGNSAKPQKSFSHWFAHKSGGGPYYNAPLYKDGVLYNEPRYVTDVITDDALEFIDENAGKQPFYLTACYTAPHSPWVNNHPKEYTDLYKDCPFDSIPKEKEHPDSIYLTKEVAKDLRSNLIGYFAAVTAMDANIGRIIDKVESLGIREDTLIVFTSDNGFSCGHHGFWGKGNGTFPINMYDSSVKVPFIASQPGIIPENKVCDALVSAYDFMPTLLNYVGIEDYEDETLPGRSFAAALKGLDFEQDDKIIVLDEYGPNRMIRNKEFKYIKRYPYGPDEMYDLINDPDEKNNLLLKDSHDELAAELRYELEAWFSKYVNPEIDGAKEAVYGSGQINLAGLWSKGEVSHSCDDYIKESPNYKPFKVK from the coding sequence ATGAATACTAAAAAGCCTAATATTATTTTTATTTTATCTGACGACCAGGGAATGTGGTCTATGGGATGTGCAGGTAATAAGGAAATCATTACCCCAAACCTCGATAGACTGGCAAGTGAGGGAATGTTATTTGACAATTTCTTCTGTGCCTCCCCTGTATGCTCTCCAGCGAGGGCTTCACTTCTAACAGGTAGAATCCCTTCTCAGCATGGCGTTCACGACTGGCTAAGAAATGACAACAAAAAGCAGGAGGATATCGAATATCTTAGTGGCATGAAAGCCTATACAGATGTACTTGCTGAAAACGGCTATATATGCGGTCTTTCCGGTAAATGGCATCTTGGAAACAGTGCCAAGCCTCAAAAGAGTTTTTCCCACTGGTTTGCTCACAAGTCCGGCGGTGGACCTTACTATAATGCACCATTGTATAAAGACGGAGTACTATATAATGAACCTCGGTATGTGACTGATGTGATAACCGATGATGCCTTAGAATTTATCGATGAAAATGCCGGAAAACAGCCATTTTACCTTACTGCCTGCTATACTGCTCCACATTCTCCCTGGGTTAATAACCATCCTAAAGAATACACTGACTTGTACAAGGACTGCCCTTTTGACTCTATTCCAAAGGAGAAGGAGCATCCTGACAGTATTTATCTTACTAAAGAGGTGGCAAAAGACCTGCGTTCTAACCTCATAGGTTATTTTGCTGCTGTTACTGCTATGGACGCCAATATAGGCAGAATAATAGACAAGGTCGAAAGCCTTGGAATCAGAGAGGATACACTTATTGTGTTTACCAGTGATAACGGTTTTAGCTGCGGTCATCATGGCTTTTGGGGTAAGGGAAATGGTACCTTTCCAATCAATATGTATGACAGCTCAGTTAAAGTGCCTTTCATTGCTTCACAGCCAGGCATTATTCCTGAAAATAAGGTCTGTGATGCACTTGTTTCAGCCTATGATTTTATGCCGACACTCTTAAACTATGTAGGAATAGAAGATTACGAGGATGAAACCCTCCCGGGAAGAAGCTTTGCAGCCGCCTTAAAGGGACTGGACTTTGAGCAGGATGATAAAATCATTGTTCTTGATGAATATGGTCCAAATCGAATGATTAGAAACAAGGAGTTTAAGTACATAAAACGCTATCCTTATGGACCTGATGAAATGTATGATTTAATAAATGATCCTGATGAAAAAAACAATCTCCTGCTAAAAGATAGCCATGATGAGCTTGCCGCCGAGCTTAGATATGAGCTTGAAGCTTGGTTTAGCAAATATGTTAATCCTGAGATTGACGGTGCAAAAGAAGCAGTATACGGCTCAGGACAAATCAACTTAGCAGGACTTTGGTCAAAGGGCGAAGTGTCACACAGCTGTGATGATTACATTAAAGAATCCCCTAATTACAAGCCTTTTAAGGTAAAATAG
- a CDS encoding DNA-methyltransferase: MKAGRNKTIDLSVEEGNEYLKKCLMLDKKAELPDVLDKTILGDTFEVLRLLPKESVDLLIVDPPYNLDKDFHGNKFKKTSDEAYLEYTEKWVELVKPLLKADATVYVCCDWISSPSIFMVLKENFHVQNRITWQREKGRGALSNWKNGMEDIWFVTNSAKYTFNVEAVKMRRSVIAPYKVDGKPKDWEETENGNFRNTYPSNFWDDISIPYWSMSENTAHPTQKPEKLLAKLILASSNEGDVILDPFLGSGSTSVTAKKLGRHFIGIEQNVQYCIWAEKRLEMAEEDKTIQGYADGVFWERNTGRLQRKGRKRE, encoded by the coding sequence ATGAAGGCAGGTAGAAATAAAACAATAGATTTATCTGTGGAAGAAGGAAATGAATATCTGAAAAAGTGCCTAATGCTGGATAAAAAGGCAGAATTACCGGATGTTTTGGATAAGACTATACTCGGGGATACTTTTGAAGTACTTAGGCTGTTGCCTAAAGAAAGTGTGGATTTGCTAATAGTGGACCCACCTTACAACCTCGATAAGGATTTCCATGGAAATAAATTTAAGAAAACCAGTGACGAAGCCTACTTGGAATATACGGAGAAATGGGTAGAGCTTGTAAAGCCCCTCCTAAAGGCGGATGCGACAGTCTATGTCTGCTGTGATTGGATTTCAAGCCCTTCTATATTTATGGTGCTTAAGGAGAATTTTCATGTGCAAAACCGCATAACCTGGCAGAGAGAAAAGGGCAGAGGGGCTCTTAGTAACTGGAAGAATGGTATGGAGGATATCTGGTTTGTGACGAATTCTGCTAAGTATACCTTCAATGTAGAAGCTGTTAAGATGAGAAGAAGTGTGATTGCGCCATATAAGGTGGATGGGAAGCCAAAAGACTGGGAGGAAACAGAGAATGGCAACTTTAGAAATACCTATCCTTCCAACTTTTGGGATGATATTTCCATCCCTTATTGGTCTATGTCTGAGAATACTGCTCATCCTACCCAAAAGCCGGAGAAGCTCTTAGCGAAGCTCATTCTTGCAAGCTCCAACGAGGGAGATGTGATTCTGGATCCTTTTTTAGGCTCAGGCTCTACCTCGGTAACTGCAAAGAAGTTAGGCAGACACTTTATAGGTATTGAGCAGAATGTGCAATACTGTATCTGGGCTGAGAAAAGACTGGAAATGGCTGAAGAGGATAAGACAATACAAGGCTATGCAGATGGCGTATTCTGGGAGAGAAATACGGGGAGGCTGCAAAGGAAGGGTAGGAAAAGAGAGTAA